Proteins from a genomic interval of Clostridium sp. M62/1:
- a CDS encoding ParB/RepB/Spo0J family partition protein: MARRGLGKGLRAYFPDLKEENSQPENSHQIAEQGEEAKTPEHAVDRKAKLEELDMVLPGGARKGKAAPSDTKKNRKTEKAGNKETVRAEGKAEKTERQGNGREQLVSIAQIEPNQEQPRKYFNEDQLNELAESVKNFGILQPLLVQRKGEFYEIIAGERRWRAAKLAGLKEVPVLIRDYTKQQTLEIALIENVQRADLNPIEEAKAYQMLVQEFGLKQEEVAERVSKNRATITNSMRLLKLDERVQQMLVENLISGGHARALLGLEDKEQQYELAKKVRENQLSVRQVEKLVKMMTAPKKEKKADTEERDLSFIYRDIEEKLKSVMGTKVTINKKDKNKGRIEIEYYSPAELERIVELLQSING, encoded by the coding sequence ATGGCGAGAAGAGGACTTGGAAAGGGACTGAGAGCTTATTTCCCTGATTTAAAGGAGGAAAATTCCCAACCTGAGAATAGCCACCAGATTGCAGAGCAGGGAGAGGAAGCGAAGACACCGGAGCATGCGGTAGACAGGAAGGCGAAGCTGGAGGAACTGGATATGGTTCTTCCGGGAGGAGCAAGAAAGGGAAAGGCAGCTCCGTCAGATACAAAAAAGAACAGAAAGACAGAAAAGGCCGGCAATAAGGAGACTGTGCGGGCAGAAGGGAAAGCAGAAAAGACAGAAAGGCAGGGAAACGGCCGCGAGCAGCTGGTAAGCATTGCCCAGATAGAACCGAACCAGGAGCAGCCGCGCAAATATTTTAATGAGGATCAGCTCAATGAGCTGGCGGAATCAGTGAAAAATTTTGGAATTCTTCAGCCGCTTCTGGTGCAGAGAAAGGGAGAGTTTTACGAGATCATTGCCGGCGAGCGGCGCTGGCGCGCCGCTAAACTGGCGGGGCTTAAGGAAGTTCCGGTGCTGATCCGTGACTACACGAAGCAGCAGACACTGGAGATCGCTCTGATAGAAAATGTCCAGCGGGCAGATTTGAACCCCATCGAGGAGGCAAAAGCTTATCAGATGCTGGTACAGGAATTTGGACTCAAGCAGGAGGAGGTGGCGGAACGGGTTTCCAAAAACCGGGCCACGATCACAAACAGCATGAGGCTTTTAAAGCTGGACGAGAGAGTTCAGCAGATGCTGGTAGAAAACCTTATTTCAGGAGGACATGCGAGAGCCTTGCTGGGTCTGGAGGACAAAGAGCAGCAGTATGAACTTGCCAAAAAGGTGAGAGAAAATCAGCTCAGCGTCCGCCAGGTGGAGAAGCTGGTCAAAATGATGACAGCTCCTAAAAAGGAAAAGAAGGCAGATACAGAGGAGAGAGATTTGAGCTTTATCTACAGGGACATCGAGGAAAAACTCAAGTCTGTCATGGGAACCAAAGTTACCATCAATAAAAAGGATAAAAATAAGGGAAGAATAGAGATTGAATACTACTCCCCTGCGGAACTCGAGAGAATTGTGGAGCTGCTTCAGTCTATAAACGGTTAA
- a CDS encoding alpha/beta fold hydrolase, producing MKIDNRVMSLLALTSGAAAATSLINRYIRFSAVSKKLLTELHPLCFKWRFGNIYFTKTGSGKPLLLIHDFHFASSGCEWSQIIGELKKRYTVYTIDLLGFGRSEKPNLTYTNYLYVQLISDFIKSEIGHRTNVIATGGSVALTVMACNANPELFDQIALINPDPLSLCGQVYGKNARLYKLILDLPIAGTLFYHIASSRRLLEEAFRERFFYNPYSAKPAYIDRYYEASHLGGCPKAIFSSMECGYTKCNISNALKKIDNSIFIIGGAEEPSIADTIDEYRHVNPAVEYALIPKTKHLPQLEQPEKVLNLLTIFFS from the coding sequence ATGAAGATAGACAACAGAGTTATGTCCCTGCTTGCGCTGACTTCCGGCGCCGCAGCGGCCACTTCCCTGATCAACCGATATATCCGCTTTTCAGCCGTTTCCAAAAAACTTTTGACAGAGCTTCACCCTCTCTGCTTTAAATGGCGTTTTGGAAATATTTATTTTACAAAAACAGGTTCAGGAAAGCCCCTGCTCCTGATCCACGATTTCCACTTCGCGTCCAGCGGCTGCGAGTGGAGCCAGATTATTGGGGAACTAAAAAAACGTTACACCGTCTATACGATCGATCTGCTGGGGTTCGGCCGTTCCGAAAAACCAAACCTGACTTACACAAACTATCTGTACGTCCAGCTCATCTCCGATTTTATCAAATCTGAGATCGGCCACCGCACCAATGTTATCGCCACTGGCGGCTCAGTGGCCCTGACGGTAATGGCCTGCAATGCCAATCCCGAGCTTTTTGATCAGATTGCGCTGATTAATCCGGATCCTCTTTCCCTCTGCGGACAGGTTTACGGAAAAAATGCCAGACTGTACAAATTGATTCTGGATCTTCCCATTGCCGGAACTCTGTTCTATCACATAGCATCCAGCCGCAGACTGCTGGAGGAAGCATTCAGGGAACGGTTTTTCTACAATCCTTATTCCGCAAAGCCAGCTTATATAGACCGCTACTATGAGGCTTCCCATCTGGGAGGCTGCCCGAAGGCCATTTTTTCCAGTATGGAATGCGGCTACACGAAATGCAATATCTCCAATGCCCTCAAAAAAATTGATAACAGCATTTTCATTATCGGAGGAGCTGAGGAACCTTCCATCGCAGACACCATAGATGAGTACCGTCATGTAAATCCTGCTGTTGAATATGCGCTGATTCCTAAAACAAAGCATCTTCCTCAGCTCGAACAGCCCGAAAAGGTGCTGAACCTGCTCACCATCTTTTTTTCATAG
- a CDS encoding DUF3881 family protein produces the protein MHKYLRAVGFSMYQKNRDIRALLKCLSKDARASRCIQIDRDTDFCEVRAEVAEGMGIAMFGEMDENDELDIEYYYPYLDSDTVTSTAECSIQRHTEKETYAGLLDEYKVGISLIFYLTNALEYRERSQKRRKSTEVVSARLSALSVHGKILLPVKKTARQIEKAKVASRNRNNLLEAAKNGDPEAMESLTIEDIDLYSQASRRAMKEDLYTIVDTCFMPSGIECDQYSVIGEIEEICLKKNRITDEEIYDMKLECNDLHFRVCINKQDLLGEPKVGRRFKGKVWMQGIADFKG, from the coding sequence ATGCATAAATATTTGCGCGCGGTTGGGTTCAGCATGTACCAGAAAAACCGCGATATACGGGCACTGCTCAAATGTCTGTCCAAGGATGCCAGGGCATCCCGGTGTATTCAGATTGACAGGGATACAGATTTCTGCGAGGTCAGGGCAGAGGTAGCAGAGGGAATGGGAATTGCCATGTTCGGAGAGATGGATGAAAATGACGAGCTGGATATTGAGTATTACTATCCATATCTGGACAGCGACACTGTCACATCTACAGCAGAGTGCTCGATTCAGCGGCACACGGAGAAGGAAACCTACGCAGGGCTCTTAGATGAGTACAAGGTGGGAATTTCCCTGATTTTTTATCTGACGAATGCCCTGGAATACAGGGAGAGAAGCCAGAAGCGCAGGAAAAGCACAGAGGTGGTTTCAGCCAGACTGTCAGCTCTTTCCGTACACGGAAAAATTCTTCTTCCAGTGAAAAAAACTGCCAGGCAGATCGAGAAAGCCAAGGTGGCTTCAAGAAACAGAAATAATCTTCTGGAAGCAGCCAAAAACGGCGATCCGGAGGCAATGGAGTCGCTGACTATTGAGGATATTGATCTGTACTCACAGGCTTCCAGGCGGGCCATGAAGGAGGATCTGTATACCATCGTTGACACCTGTTTTATGCCCAGCGGGATTGAGTGCGATCAATACTCGGTAATCGGAGAGATTGAAGAGATCTGTCTGAAGAAAAACAGGATCACAGATGAAGAGATCTATGATATGAAGCTGGAATGCAATGATCTGCACTTCAGAGTATGTATCAATAAAC
- a CDS encoding DUF4446 family protein, whose amino-acid sequence MENSLLNNLAFDPAFLIIGLAVLTLVCMIITLVCFTQYRKLYRRYDIFMRGKDAETLEDTILDLLDETAVLQTSDRESRDQLKSLTRQVRASYQKIGIVKYNAFKGMGGNLSFVIALLDDNNSGFILNSVHSREGCYLYMKDVEKGSTDVLLGAEEKEALEMALGY is encoded by the coding sequence ATGGAAAATAGTTTGTTGAATAATCTTGCCTTTGATCCGGCTTTCCTGATCATCGGCCTTGCGGTTCTGACGCTGGTGTGTATGATTATCACTCTGGTCTGCTTTACCCAGTACAGGAAGCTGTACCGGAGATACGACATATTTATGAGAGGGAAGGATGCAGAAACCCTGGAAGATACAATTCTGGATCTCCTGGATGAAACAGCCGTTCTGCAGACGTCTGACAGGGAGAGCAGGGATCAGCTCAAATCGCTGACCAGACAGGTGAGAGCCAGCTATCAGAAGATTGGAATTGTAAAATACAACGCCTTCAAGGGAATGGGAGGAAATCTGAGCTTTGTGATTGCCCTCCTGGATGACAATAATTCCGGCTTCATCTTAAATTCTGTCCACAGCCGGGAAGGCTGCTATCTCTATATGAAGGATGTGGAGAAGGGAAGCACAGATGTGCTTCTGGGAGCTGAGGAGAAGGAGGCGCTGGAGATGGCGCTGGGCTATTAG
- the rsmG gene encoding 16S rRNA (guanine(527)-N(7))-methyltransferase RsmG, translating into MREAFVKQMEEELCHVGVTLTEKQMEQFFRYYELLNEWNQVMNLTAITEMSEVVTKHFVDSLALKRAVDGLETEAFSVADVGTGAGFPGIPLKIAFPGLRVTLLDSLNKRVKFLNTVISELGLEGITAVHGRAEDFGRNRVSRETFDICVSRAVANLSTLSEYCMPLVKPGGYFVSYKSGKLDEELVNGQGAISKLGGEIEKIERFSLPNSDERTLVKVKKIKATSSRYPRKAGMPSKEPLR; encoded by the coding sequence ATGAGAGAAGCGTTTGTAAAGCAGATGGAAGAGGAACTCTGTCATGTGGGAGTCACACTGACAGAGAAACAGATGGAGCAGTTTTTCAGATATTATGAGCTGTTAAACGAGTGGAATCAGGTAATGAATCTCACAGCTATCACCGAGATGAGTGAAGTGGTGACAAAGCATTTTGTGGACAGCCTTGCCCTGAAACGGGCAGTAGACGGGCTGGAGACGGAAGCATTTTCTGTGGCAGATGTGGGGACCGGGGCTGGTTTTCCGGGTATTCCGCTGAAAATTGCATTTCCGGGACTGAGAGTGACACTTCTGGATTCTCTGAATAAGAGAGTCAAATTTCTGAACACGGTAATTTCCGAGCTTGGACTTGAAGGAATTACGGCTGTCCATGGGAGGGCAGAGGATTTTGGAAGAAATCGTGTTTCACGTGAAACATTTGACATCTGCGTGTCCAGGGCGGTAGCGAATCTCTCTACACTGTCGGAATACTGCATGCCTCTGGTGAAGCCGGGCGGATATTTTGTGTCCTATAAATCAGGAAAACTGGATGAGGAACTGGTGAACGGCCAGGGAGCAATCAGCAAGCTGGGAGGAGAGATTGAGAAAATTGAGAGGTTCAGCCTTCCCAATTCCGACGAGCGGACGCTGGTGAAGGTAAAGAAGATAAAGGCCACCTCTTCCAGGTATCCGCGCAAGGCGGGAATGCCGTCAAAGGAGCCGCTCAGATAA
- a CDS encoding ParA family protein, whose product MGRVIAIANQKGGVGKTTTAINLSACLAEAGQKVLAIDFDPQGNATTGLGLEKEYMEETVYEMMLGECSLDDCLHEQVQENLDVLPSDSNLAGAEIELLDMEQKEFILRDHLEEVRDNYDFIIIDCPPSLSLLTINALTAADTVLVPIQCEYYALEGLSQVLRTIGLVKKTMNPGLELEGVVFTMYDARTNLSLEVVENVKSNLNETIYKTIIPRNVRLAEAPSHGMPINLYDSKSTGAESYRLLAAEVISRGEE is encoded by the coding sequence ATGGGACGTGTGATTGCGATTGCCAACCAAAAGGGCGGCGTGGGAAAAACAACGACAGCGATCAATTTATCGGCCTGCCTGGCTGAAGCCGGACAGAAGGTTTTAGCTATTGACTTCGATCCACAAGGAAATGCCACTACCGGTCTCGGACTGGAAAAGGAATATATGGAAGAAACGGTTTATGAGATGATGCTGGGAGAATGTTCACTGGATGACTGTCTTCACGAGCAGGTTCAGGAAAATCTGGATGTACTGCCTTCTGACTCAAATCTGGCCGGAGCTGAAATTGAACTGCTGGATATGGAACAAAAAGAATTTATCCTGAGAGACCACCTGGAGGAGGTTAGAGATAACTATGACTTTATTATTATCGATTGTCCGCCTTCTCTGAGCCTTCTCACCATCAATGCTCTGACGGCGGCTGACACGGTTTTGGTTCCTATCCAGTGCGAGTATTATGCGCTGGAGGGACTGAGCCAGGTGCTCAGGACTATCGGCCTTGTAAAAAAGACGATGAATCCGGGGCTTGAGCTGGAAGGTGTGGTGTTTACTATGTACGACGCCAGAACAAATCTGTCCCTGGAAGTAGTTGAAAATGTTAAAAGTAATCTGAATGAAACGATTTACAAGACGATTATTCCGAGAAATGTACGGCTTGCGGAGGCGCCGAGCCATGGAATGCCAATCAATCTGTACGACAGCAAATCGACGGGAGCGGAGAGCTACCGCCTGCTGGCAGCGGAAGTAATCAGCAGAGGGGAAGAATAG